GAAGAATGGTATCATCAGTTGCAACTAATTTAGATACTTCAACAAGGTTACTATTTATATTTTCTTTATTTGTAGTAAGTTTTATATTGATAAAAATTCCATAAGAGATAATAAGGGTAAAAAAGTTAATAAGTGTTACATATAAAATAAGTTTACTTTTAAAATTTAGTCTATTCATAATAACTATCTTAACATTTTTTTATTTAAATACTATATATTAAAAGATAAATTAATGAACTTTTAACGAAAAAAAATTTAGCTATATAAAATAAGAAAAAATAAAAATTACTTAAAAAATTTAAAAAATATTTATAAATTTAAAAAATTGAAGTTATTAATTAAAAAGGGTATTCTAATAATATATAAAAAATAATTAACTTGGAGGGATTTATGAATTTCAGTGAGATTTTAACAGGAATTTTAAAAAACAATAGTATAGTTGGAGCTATATCATCATCAGTTTTAATTATCTTATTTGGTTTCTATTTAAGAAGAAAAGGAGTATTTAAAGATGGAACAGCAAAGATTTTAACAGATGTAATTCTTTCAGCTTCATTACCAGCATTAGCTTTTAATGCCTTTATGCAAGATATTAACAAAACTAGTCTAATGCAAGGAATCAACTTATTAATATGGGGATTTGCTATTTATATTATCCTTATATTTATTACAAAACTTATTTATATAAAATACAACGGAGATAAAAAAGTAGTTTTAGAAATTTTAACAACTTTTGGTTCTACAACGTTCTTTGGTATTCCAATCATATCAGCAGTTTATGGGGCTACAGGAGTGATGTATGCTTCTATATTTAATATAGCTTACAGAGTATTCTTATATTCTTATGCTTATATTAAAATGTCTGGAATAAAAGCTGATAAAAATAATATTAAGCAAATGTTTTTAAACTCTATTGTACTTGCAACTTTTTTAGGAATGTTTATATGGGTATTTCAAGATTCTCTTCCACAAATAACAATAGGAGAAAAGAGTTATGCATTTTTAAGAATAGACAAAACAGCTTTCTGGTTATTTAAACCAATGACATATTTAGCTGCTCTTTCTTCTCCACTAGCTTGGTTAGCAATAGGAGCAAAACTAGCTGATATCTCATTAGTAGAAGCTATATCATCAAGGGATTCTTGGATATATAGTTTTATAAAAGTATTAGTAGTTCCTTTTATTAATTTGATAGCTTTATATATTTTAACTGTAACAAATATTTTGCCAATATCATTTGTAGGATTAGCTTCTGTAATTATAATGATGGCTACTCCAACAGCTACAGTAGCAGCAGCGTATGCTATTAAATTTGATAAAGAATCTGTACTTACATCAAACTGTTCACTACTTTCAACAATATTTAGTGTAATATGTATGCCTCTTTGGATAGTAGTATTAGAGATAATAAAATCTTTAAATATATATATGTAAGTTTTAGGAGGAGAATATGAAATTAATATGTTATGGAGTTAGAAAAGTAGAAAAACCTTTCTTTGAAAAATTAAATAAATTTGGTTATGATTTAACTTTAGTAGAAGAGTTAATGAATGATGAAAATGTAAATTTAATAGAGGGACATCAAGCTGTTATGCTTAGAGCTAACTGTCCAGCTAATAGAAAAAACTTAGAGAAAATGAAAAATTTTGGAGTAGAGTATTTACTTACTAGAACAGTAGGATATAATCATATAGACTTAGAAGCTGCATATGAGATGGGATTTAAGATGGCTAGAGTTCCAAGATATTCACCTAATGCTATAGCAGAATTAGCTATCACTTTTGCTATGAACCTAGTTAGAAAAGGGGCATATATGGTAGATAGAAGTAGAAATAAAAACTTTATCGTAGATGAGTATATGTTCAGTCCTGAGATTAGAAATCTTACTGTAGGAGTAATAGGAACAGGAAAGATAGGATTTACAGCAGCAAAACTTTTCAAAGGATTAGGAGCTAGAGTTATAGCTTATGACTTATATCCAAGTGAGGCTGCTAAAGAAGTAGTAGAGTATGTAACTATGGAAGAATTAAATAAAACTGCTGATATAATTACATTACACTGCCCATATATCAAAGGAGAAAACGATAATCTATTAGGAGAAGAATTTATCTCTAATTTAAAAGATGGAGCTATACTTATCAATACAGCAAGAGGAGAGCTTCAAGATGTAGAAGCTATAATAAAAGGATTAGAGAGTGGAAAAATTGGAGGATTTGCAACTGATGTATTCTCTAATGAAAAAGAATTCTTCTTTAAGGATATGGCTGGAAAAGAGATTGATAAAAATGTTGAGAAGTTAATCTCTTTATATCCAAGAGTTTTAATAACTCCACACATTGGTTCTTATACAGATGAAGCCTTAACAAATATGATAGAAATCTCTTATGAAAACTTAGATGAATTTTTAAGAACAGGAGATTGTCAAAATAAATTATAATAAATTTAGAATAAGATTATTATAGTGATGATTTATAAAATATAAAAATAAAAAGTCAAGAATAACTCACTTTGTTATCCTTGACTTTTGTTTCTTATAAATCTATTATCATAATATCTCTCAGAGCTTGAAGATTTTCAAGAGTAGGGGTATCAATTCTAACCTTATAAGTTACTCTATCATTATATCCCTTATCTAAATATTCAGCCCCACCACTGTTTAAAATAGATTCTACCTCTCCAATTCTTTCATAGGAAAAATCAATAAGATAGATTTTTCTCTCTACATACTCCTCTATCCCAGCTTCCTGTATAGCAAGTTTAGCTGTTTTAGCATAGTTTCTAACAAGACCACCAGCTCCTAGCTTTATTCCACCAAAATATCTAGTAGCTACAACAGCAAGATTTGTAACTTCCATATAGGTAATGATATCTCCCATTGGTTTACCAGCAGTACCACTAGGTTCTCCATCATCATCAGTTTTAAAGTACTCCTGTCCATTATCTACTACCTTATAAGCAGAACAGTTATGTGTAGCATCTGGGTGCTTATTTTTTATAGATTGTATAAACTCCTCAGCTTCTACCTTACTTCCAACAGGCTTTACATAGCCTATAAATTTTGATTTTCTCTCTTCAAATTCAATAACATACTCTCTAGCAACACTTTTCATAAATCTCTCCATTAAATTAATTTATCTAAAAAACTAAGAATAGCCATATAAACTGGAGCTATAAATTTATATAAAAATCCAGTCCAACTTAAAATCATAATTATAAAAATACCATATCTATCCATATGGAAGATACTATCTCTTAAATCATAACTACCTATTGAAGCTAGTACTCTTGAACCATCTAGTGGTGGTATTGGCATAATATTAAATACAGCAAGTAAAATATTCAAGCTAATCATATAGAGTACAGGCTCAAGTAGATGTAGAGGAGCTAGTACCTCATAGAAATGTTTAAATAAAAACATACCAATGATAGCCAATAGAATATTTGATAGCACTCCAGCTATTGCTACTAAAAATTCTCCCAATCTTCCATATTTTAGTCTGTAATAATTAATAGGTACAGGTTTTGCCCAACCAAAGACAAAGGAAGAGCCAGATAAAATTAGAAGTATAGGGAAAATAGTTCCCAATGGGTCTAGATGATGTAGAGGATTTAAACTTAATCTTCCATAATTTTTAGCAGTATTATCTCCACAGATATAAGCCATAACTCCGTGAGAAATCTCGTGAACAAGTAGAGAAAATAGAAGTATAGCTATATTGATAAAGATAGAGGGATTAAAAAGTATATTTTTACCAAAGCTTAATAAAATATATGCAATAATCACTCCAAGTATAATTTTTGTAGATGTAGGCATACCTCTATTGAGATATTTTAGTTCGTTTATAAATCTTTTCATCTTTTTTGTAATCCTTTCTAAATTTTAAGATAAATACTCCTGCTATAAGAAAAATATAGAAAATAGTTATAAGCTTACTCTCATTTTTATATTTTATACTCATAAAAGGAATAGTATTAAAAAAATCTACCAATATAAAAAATAGTTTAAAAACTATATTTAATATTGGGGTAATTAAAAATCCTAATGAAAAATTTTCTAAAAGAAGTCCAATAAATCCAAGAGATATAAATAGACTTCCTATTGGAACTACTATCATATTGGTAACAAAAGATAGAAGTTGTATAACACCAAACTCCTGAATAAGTAGAGGTGTAAGAAAAAATTGAATACTTAATGTAAGTAAAACTCCATCTATTATCTTAGACTTTCCTTTATATATTTTAGTTTTAATATATGGAAAAATTCCTGCTATAACAAATACAGCTCCATAGGATAGTTGAAATGAAATGCTGTTAATAGAGGCAGGATTTATAATAAGTGAGAGAACATAGCTTACAGTGAGAGTTTTTAATAACTCTGTATTCTCATCTAAAATTTTTCCAAGAAGATAGATAGCTCCCATAATATATGCTCTATCTAATGAAGGAGAGTGTTCTATCCCAAGATAGTATAGGGTCAAGGTAATTAATAAAAATATATTCCTCCCTCTTTTTTTCAAAGGTAACTTTGTAGGAAGGAGAAAAGAGATAATTGAGATAACCAGCCCTATATGAAAACCAGAAAGAGCCATAAGATGTGAAATTCCTATATAGTTAAATTTTTCTCTCATCTCCTGTGTAAGCCTATATCCCTTTCCTAAAGTAACTGCTTCATAGATTCTTTTCATATCATAATCAGAATTTCTTAAAAGAGTTTCACTTTTCTTTTGAAAATATCTGTGGATATTATTTTGAGGCAGAGAGGTAATCTTTTCCACTTGGATATCTAAGTATTCATTTCCATACTTTTTATTAATCTCCTTTATCTCTCCAATCACTTCATATTTGCCATTGGATTTATTGGAAAGATATAGATATGAATTGTTTAATGGATATCTATTATCTATCTTTTCAATCTTCCCACGCCCTTCATAGAGTGAAATTTGAAAAATTTTTATATCTCCTATATTATTTGAGGAGTTGAATAAAAAGAAAGCCCTAATTAAAAATAGAATGGGAAGTAATAAAAGAAAAATATTTTTTTCTCTGTTAAAGATAAAAATACCTAAAACTAAAATTAAACTGAAAAATATTCCAAGCTCTAAAGAGAATAATTTTAGTGCCCCTAAGATGATACTAATCTCTAAAGCTATAAGATAGATTACTTCCACAGATCTCTCCCTTTGTCCTCAATATACTATATTTTACTATATAATATACTTTTAATCTACTAGATATTTTATAAGTACAACGTAAATATTATATGAAAGTAAACTAATAATATCTAGTTTCATTTTTTAAAATCGATTTGTACACCTGTAATTTTATTATTGAGAGTAAACATATGGCTAAAAAATACCCTCTATAAGCTTGTAAAAAGCTCATAGAGGGTATGGTTTCTAATATAGAATTTATGCTGGTTCTAGAGTAGCAAAAAACAGATATTTTTCACTATTTTGTATAATTATATAATAAATATCAGTATAGTGAAAAAAATTACTCTTCATATCTATAATAAAAGAAGAAAG
This DNA window, taken from Fusobacterium mortiferum ATCC 9817, encodes the following:
- a CDS encoding ComEC/Rec2 family competence protein, whose protein sequence is MEVIYLIALEISIILGALKLFSLELGIFFSLILVLGIFIFNREKNIFLLLLPILFLIRAFFLFNSSNNIGDIKIFQISLYEGRGKIEKIDNRYPLNNSYLYLSNKSNGKYEVIGEIKEINKKYGNEYLDIQVEKITSLPQNNIHRYFQKKSETLLRNSDYDMKRIYEAVTLGKGYRLTQEMREKFNYIGISHLMALSGFHIGLVISIISFLLPTKLPLKKRGRNIFLLITLTLYYLGIEHSPSLDRAYIMGAIYLLGKILDENTELLKTLTVSYVLSLIINPASINSISFQLSYGAVFVIAGIFPYIKTKIYKGKSKIIDGVLLTLSIQFFLTPLLIQEFGVIQLLSFVTNMIVVPIGSLFISLGFIGLLLENFSLGFLITPILNIVFKLFFILVDFFNTIPFMSIKYKNESKLITIFYIFLIAGVFILKFRKDYKKDEKIYKRTKISQ
- a CDS encoding site-2 protease family protein; the encoded protein is MKRFINELKYLNRGMPTSTKIILGVIIAYILLSFGKNILFNPSIFINIAILLFSLLVHEISHGVMAYICGDNTAKNYGRLSLNPLHHLDPLGTIFPILLILSGSSFVFGWAKPVPINYYRLKYGRLGEFLVAIAGVLSNILLAIIGMFLFKHFYEVLAPLHLLEPVLYMISLNILLAVFNIMPIPPLDGSRVLASIGSYDLRDSIFHMDRYGIFIIMILSWTGFLYKFIAPVYMAILSFLDKLI
- a CDS encoding 2-hydroxyacid dehydrogenase, with the translated sequence MKLICYGVRKVEKPFFEKLNKFGYDLTLVEELMNDENVNLIEGHQAVMLRANCPANRKNLEKMKNFGVEYLLTRTVGYNHIDLEAAYEMGFKMARVPRYSPNAIAELAITFAMNLVRKGAYMVDRSRNKNFIVDEYMFSPEIRNLTVGVIGTGKIGFTAAKLFKGLGARVIAYDLYPSEAAKEVVEYVTMEELNKTADIITLHCPYIKGENDNLLGEEFISNLKDGAILINTARGELQDVEAIIKGLESGKIGGFATDVFSNEKEFFFKDMAGKEIDKNVEKLISLYPRVLITPHIGSYTDEALTNMIEISYENLDEFLRTGDCQNKL
- a CDS encoding AEC family transporter, which produces MNFSEILTGILKNNSIVGAISSSVLIILFGFYLRRKGVFKDGTAKILTDVILSASLPALAFNAFMQDINKTSLMQGINLLIWGFAIYIILIFITKLIYIKYNGDKKVVLEILTTFGSTTFFGIPIISAVYGATGVMYASIFNIAYRVFLYSYAYIKMSGIKADKNNIKQMFLNSIVLATFLGMFIWVFQDSLPQITIGEKSYAFLRIDKTAFWLFKPMTYLAALSSPLAWLAIGAKLADISLVEAISSRDSWIYSFIKVLVVPFINLIALYILTVTNILPISFVGLASVIIMMATPTATVAAAYAIKFDKESVLTSNCSLLSTIFSVICMPLWIVVLEIIKSLNIYM
- a CDS encoding IMPACT family protein, coding for MERFMKSVAREYVIEFEERKSKFIGYVKPVGSKVEAEEFIQSIKNKHPDATHNCSAYKVVDNGQEYFKTDDDGEPSGTAGKPMGDIITYMEVTNLAVVATRYFGGIKLGAGGLVRNYAKTAKLAIQEAGIEEYVERKIYLIDFSYERIGEVESILNSGGAEYLDKGYNDRVTYKVRIDTPTLENLQALRDIMIIDL